AGCTGCATGCTATATGTAGAATCCTTGATATCCGCTGAATCCGCGTGAACCTCTTCCTTGCCGTTCGTTAACACACTCTATTTGCTGTCTGATGCGCCTCCCGAAAGCCTCCCGCAGCCGGCGCGGGGATTGTCGGAGAGCGGTTTGGGGGGCATTTTTGCGCGCGTTAACATGCCCCTCTATAAACATGCGTATGAGAAAAACGGGGGTGGGCGAAAAAATCTTCAGAAAGCGCCAAAAACTTTTGCCAGCGGTATCTTCCGGTCCGCCGATCTGATGAAAGCCATCGCCCTCAACCCCTCCAAACCTGGTTCCTGAAAAACAAAGTGGAAGGAAAATCCTGCGCCTGCTGCAAAAAGCGCCGGAACAGGAAATGACCCACAGCCGGCTGCTGTGCCTTTCGCACATGACCTCCCGGGAGTTCCGAAGCTGCATCGAATCGCTGATCGAGAGGCAGGCCATCATCTGCCATGAACACAGGGGCACAAACAACAAAATAGCCCTGGAATACTCTCTCAATCCCGTATTGGCCGGGATCGACATAAGCTGAGAAAGGAAACGGGCCGGTGAAAACCGGCCCGTTTTTGGGTGTCAAATTCACAAATTCCCAAATTCCCTTTCTCCGGACCTTTTTTACCCCGGTCCGGGAGGAGAATATCCAACATACTGATATATATACTATATAACATAATATATACTAAATTAGTAGGTATTAGTAGTTAGATAGGTATCTATATGTTATATATGGATATATGTTAGTCTATTGTCCCGGATGCTGCACCTGCCCTCTGCGGGGGTCGCTAAGAAGGGAACTTGGGAATTTGTGAATTTGACCTGGGAAAGGTTCTGAATTGCAGTGTTCCGGTCCTGGTTCTGGCATGATCCCCCTGGCGTGACAGAGTCAACACTTCATCCCGGACTTGATCCTGGAGCCGGAAAAAGAATTGGATGCCGGCCTGCGAAGGCAGGAGGGATTCGAGGGTCGCGGAAAATAACCTTGACAGATTAGGGGATAAAGATAACTTGCAAAAATCAATAATCCTGTGAGGGAAACGTGATCGAACTTAGGAAAGACATCGACGACATCAGAAGGATGCTGAAGGCAAACCTTTTTCAGGATGAGCAACATGTGCGCTTTTCCTTGGTTGGAAGAATTTGTCAGTCTTTGGGATGGAATATATGGGACCCTTCCGAGTTCTATACTGAATACAAGGTAAAGAAGATACCTCCCAAAAACCTCAGTAAAGATGTGACCGGAAAGGTTGACATTGCCCTCTTCATCCCGGAAAAGACATCCGAGGGCGCCGAGGTCTTCATCGAAGTTAAAACCGCCGGAAGGTTGGAGTATGAAATGGTCTCCGGGGAATTGCAGTTACTTACCTACAACACTTACCACAAGTCAGCTATAAGCATTCTCACCGACGGCATCCAATGGCGCTTTTACTTGCCTACAGCGGGAGGCGATTTCGATGACAGGCTGTTCAATGAGCTAAATCTCCGAGATGATGACCCTGATGAAGTCTGCAGAGTGTTTGAGCAGGTGCTGAAGAAGGACAATTTCCGTAAAAAAGCTGTGGACACCGCCGAAGCCATGCGGAAAGAGCGAAAAAAAATTATCAGCATCAATTTGATTAAAGATGACGCAGGCATAATTGCAGAAAAACTTGACCAACCCATCCATATCATCGCCCAAAGGCTATTGAAAACCAAATACAAGCTATCGATGCCTTTGGAAGAGATTGAGGCGCTGTGGGAGCGCACAATACCCGGAAGCAGCAAGCTATCAACTCCTAGTCCTGACATTAAAGCCCCCACGACACCTGACCCGCCAAAAGGGAGAAACGGCCTGCCTCCCAAACCTGCTGACATATACACTTTCAAGAGAGTTAAAAGGGTGTTTGTCATAGATGGCTGGCATGAAGCGAAAAACTGGGGAGATGTTAAGGTAATCGTGTACAACCGCCTACTGGACGGATTGAAAAGCGGTAACCTTTCAAAAACCTATGGCGTGTCTCAAGACCCCAAAATCTACCGTAGGCCGGCTTCCCTGAGAGACGGGTATTACACCGATTTAAACCTCAGCTCTTACAACGTGGTCTGGCATTGCCACGTGGCCTTGTATTCGTTGGGATACGATCCGATAAAAGACCTTAAGATAGAAATGGAGGGGAACAATGAAAGCCATGAAAGAAGCTGATATCTTGAAAACAGACTTATCAAGAGTATGACAAAAATGAGATACAGTATTTTCTGTGATGAGTCTGGCCATTTACTTGATTTGCAGCAAAAGGTGATGGTATTGGGTGCTTTGCAAGCACCCAAAGAGCGCGTTGCCAGTATTTCAGCCAAACTAAAGCAGATCAAAAGAGATCATGGATTAAATGAACATTGGGAACTGAAATGGACCAAGATATCAAATTCGAAAATTGATTATTACAAAAGCATAATAGACTACTTCATGGATGAGAAAGACCTACACTTTAGATGTGTAGTTGTTCCCGACAAAAATATCCTGGATCATGAGAGATTCGACCGCAGCCACGACGATTTTTATTATGTGATGTTTTACTACGCTTTGCGGGAGATGATCTATAATCGTAATAGCTATGATGTGTTCTTTGATTACAAAGATGCCTTTCAGAGTGAGAAACTCTATGTTCTCAAGAAGTATTTGCAAGATCAATGTGTGATCAATGTTGATAGCCTGCGGCTTCACACGATACAATCTTATGAATCTCAGCTAATACAACTAACAGATTTACTCATCGGAGTAATCGGTTACGCAAATAAAGAGATTAAATCCAGTGCTGCAAAAACTGAATTAGTGGATTATACTCAAAGCCAGGTGAAAGTGTCTTTGGTAAGATCATCGGCTTTATTCAATAAAAAGTTCAATGTGTTTGTGTGGTCTCCAAGATAGATAATGATAGATTTAGAGAGTTTTATTGCAAAAAGATCATCCGAGTTTGAAGACTACAATGACTACATAGACTATCTTTATGATTTGTTCTGTGAAGATTGGATATATGAGCCTCCTGAGTTTTTGAGAAGATGTGTAGAATTCGACGGTGTAAAAAAGACTAAGGGCAAAGAAGAAACTTTCTGGAAGATAGTCAGTACAGCTTCATCTAAACAATATGGCTCACGCGCCTCTGAAGACAGAATAATCCACTATCAAAGGGCAGAGAGGATTAAGTGGGCAAAACAGATCGTGGAGAGCTTTCCTGATCCTGAGATTAAATACTGGATAGAATATGACGGGAGATGTAAACGGCACCACTTGTACTATAGAAGTGACTATATTGTGGTAATCGGAGAGTATCCAAACAAAATGGTTTTGGTTACTGCTTTTTATGTACTTCCAAAGAACAGAAAATACTACGATGATCGATACATAGAATACAAAAAGATGCCGCCGTAACGACATCTTAACCCAGTTAGCCATTGGCAAATGGGCAGCAGATACATAATTTTCAATTGACTATATGCTGTCAAGCTTTTTTTCTGAAATCGCAGTTGTGATATCATAGCTCAAGGTCTGTATATATCTGAAACAGTGAAAGAAAAAGCGGACGGGGTTTCAAGCCGTCCGCCAATTCCTTTCAGGGCCGCTACCGGTCATCCGCGCAATCCATGTAATCTGTATGAGGCTCTTTTTCGGGGAGACGCAAAATAAATCCGGAAAACCCATTTTTCTCATACGCACGTTCATAGGGGGAGGCATTTTCACTCGTGCGGAAAAATAAGGCTCACTACACACCCTCGCTAACGTTATGTCGCCCTACGGGCTTGATTAACCGGATTACCCACCCGGTTTGAAAGTGAGCCTAAATTAACTTGAACAAAAAACCGGAGCCCAAGCTTGGCCTGGGTTCCGGTATAACCGTTTGAGGGTGGGGTTTTAGAGCTATCTCACCGAGATGACTTCCGCCACTTCTGGGATTTCTTCCTTGATGATGCGTTCGATGCCGGCCTTGAGGGTTAGGGTGGCCATCGGACAGCCGTTGCAGGCGCCTTTGAGGCGAACCTC
This portion of the Candidatus Cloacimonadota bacterium genome encodes:
- a CDS encoding NifU family protein → MITTERIETILDKIRPSIQADGGDVELVNIREDNVIEVRLKGACNGCPMATLTLKAGIERIIKEEIPEVAEVISVR
- a CDS encoding DUF3800 domain-containing protein, which encodes MRYSIFCDESGHLLDLQQKVMVLGALQAPKERVASISAKLKQIKRDHGLNEHWELKWTKISNSKIDYYKSIIDYFMDEKDLHFRCVVVPDKNILDHERFDRSHDDFYYVMFYYALREMIYNRNSYDVFFDYKDAFQSEKLYVLKKYLQDQCVINVDSLRLHTIQSYESQLIQLTDLLIGVIGYANKEIKSSAAKTELVDYTQSQVKVSLVRSSALFNKKFNVFVWSPR